A genomic region of Rhipicephalus sanguineus isolate Rsan-2018 chromosome 1, BIME_Rsan_1.4, whole genome shotgun sequence contains the following coding sequences:
- the LOC119379314 gene encoding transmembrane emp24 domain-containing protein eca encodes MFSIKYYAVLCLILSFIHHSLGLYFHISETERKCFIEEVPEETLVVGNYKCQLFDPKTGGFMQSSPGIGMHVEIRDPEDKTILSKVYSSEGRFSFTSHSPGEHVICLYSNSSSWFSGSQLRVHLDIQVGEHAVDYGSVARKEKLTELQLRVRQLLDQVDQITKEQNYQRFREERFRQTSESTNSRVLWWSAGQTIILLLMGFWQMRHLKSFFEAKKLV; translated from the exons ATGTTCTCCATCAAGTATTACGCTGTGTTGTGTTTAATTTTGTCGTTCATCCATCATTCACTGGGACTGTACTTTCATATATCTGAAACGGAACGAAAATGCTTTATCGAAGAAGTGCCGGAGGAAACGCTTGTCGTTG GAAACTACAAGTGCCAACTGTTCGATCCGAAGACTGGCGGTTTCATGCAGTCCAGTCCCGGGATCGGTATGCATGTGGAGATTCGCGATCCTGAGGACAAGACCATTTTGTCGAAGGTGTACAGCTCTGAAGGGCGCTTTAGTTTCACCTCGCATTCGCCCGGTGAACACGTCATTTGCCTCTACTCCAATTCTTCCAGCTGGTTCAGCGGAAGTCAACTG AGGGTCCACCTTGATATCCAAGTTGGGGAGCATGCTGTCGACTATGGCAGTGTGGCACGGAAGGAAAAACTTACAGAGCTACAACTGCGTGTACGGCAGCTGTTGGACCAGGTTGACCAGATCACCAAAGAACAGAATTACCAAAGG TTCCGTGAAGAACGCTTCCGACAGACAAGTGAGAGCACCAACTCCAGGGTTCTATGGTGGTCGGCTGGACAGACAATCATCCTTCTGCTCATGGGATTCTGGCAGATGAGACACCTGAAGAGCTTTTTCGAAGCCAAGAAGCTTGTGTAA